GCTCGATCGCCTGGATGTAGTTGGAGATCTCGTACGTCGCGGCGACCGGGTTGGTCACCTGGAAGTAGATGACCGTGTCGATCGAGACGACCAGGTTGTCCTCGGTGATGACCGGCTGCGGCGGGAACGACACGACCTGCTCGCGAAGGTCGATCTTGAAGGAGACCTTGTCGACGAACGGCGTGATGATGTTGAGCCCGGCGGACAGCGTCGTGCGGTACTTGCCGAAGCGCTCGACGATCCCGGCACGAGCCTGCGGCACGATCTGGACCGACTTCGCCAGGACCACGACGACGGCGAGCGCGAGCAGAGCCAGGATGATGAGTGCTGCCATGGAGAACCTCGATCCTCGGGTGCGATGCCTCGGAGACTAGCGCACACGCAAGTCTCCCCGGATGCGCGCCTGGACCTCGCCGGGCTAGCCCTCTTCCGGGTAGACGACGGCGGTCGCACCGTCGATCTCGAACACCGCGACCTTGGTGCCCGCCTCGATGGTGATCGAGGGGTCGTACGAGCGCGCCGACCAGGTCTCGCCGGCCAGCTTGACCTGCCCGGCGTTCGCGTCGACGGCGGTGAGCGCGACCGCCGAGCTGCCGATCAGCGCCGTGGTGCCCGAGACGAGGTCGGGGCCTCGGTGCAGGCGCTTGACCATCGACGGCCGCGCCAGGAACAGCATCAGGAGCGAGACCACGCTCGCCACGAGCGCGGAGACCGCGAACGACGCACCGACCGCTGACGCGCCCGCACCGGCGAACGCGCCGACGGCCAGCATCAGGAGCACCAGGTCGAGGCTCACCAGCTCGGCGGTCGCCAGCAGCAGACCGGCAGCGACCCATCCGGCCCACGCGTTGTCCGAAAGCCACCCCATAGCGGCGACTCTAGGGGACCGGACGGCCAGACGGCGCCGTACGTCCGCAGACCCGCCGGGCCGTCTGCCGGGTCACGGCGTCAGCGTGGCGCCCGGCGGGCGGCGTACCGGCCGTCACGCACCTCGAGGATCAGCGGCATGTGGAAGGTGATCGCGAGGTTCTGGGCAGTGAGCGTGTCCTCGATCGGCCCGGCCGCGGTGATCCGACCGTCACGGAGCATCAGGACGTGCGTGAAGCCGGGCGGGATCTCCTCGACGTGGTGCGAGACGAGGATCAGGACGGGTGCGTCGGGGTCGCGCGCCAGCTTGCCGAGGTTGGAGACGAGCTCCTCGCGGCCACCGAGGTCGAGACCGGCGGCGGGCTCGTCGAGCAGCAGCAGCTCCGGGTCGGTCATCAGCGCACGCGCGATGAGGACCCGCTTGCGCTCCCCCTCGCTGAGGGTGCCGAAGGTGCGGTCGGTGAGGTCGTCGACGCCCATCAGCCGCAGCAGCAGGTGCGCCTGCGCCTCGTCGAACTCCTCGTACTCCTCGCGCCAGCGGCCGGTGACGCCGTACGACGCGGTCAGCACCACGTCGAGGACGCGCTCACGGCGCGGGATGCGGTCGGCGACGGCCGCGCTCGTGTAGCCGATACGGTGCCGCAGCTCGAACACGTCGACCGCGCCGAGGATCTCCTCCAGCACGGTCGCCACCCCCGACGTCGGATGCATCTGGGTCGCGGCGATCTGGAGCATGGTGGTCTTGCCTGCGCCGTTGGGTCCGAGGACCACCCAGCGCTCCCCCTCGTTCACGGTCACGCTGACCTCGTCGAGCAAGGTGGCCTTGCCTCGTCGTACGGTGACGTCGGCGAGCTCGAGCACGGGCGCCATGCACTACTCCTGCGCTTTCGGGGTGGGCGTCACAAACCTACGGCACCGTGTGTGCCCTCGCCTGATGCGGGTCTCCCCTGACGCCGCTGCACAGACGTCCTAGGCTCGTCGTCGTGCCCACCCTGACCCGCTCCGCGCGGTGGGTGGCGTGGTTCAACGCCTGGCTCGCCGACACCGCGCCGCTCGAGACCGCCACCGACGTCGTACGCGGTGACGACGCCGCGCACCACGTCCTGGTCTCGCTCGACGGCGACCGCTCCGCGGAGTCGTTGATCCTCTCGTGGGGTGCGCTGCGCCGTGGCGGGGCGACGGGCGCGACCCTCGCTCTGCCCGAGCCGGGTGATCCGTACGGGCTCGCAGGCCCGCCGGCGTTCACCGCCGCCGCGACCGACGTGGGCGAGGCCGTCGTGGTCGAGGGAGCCGGCATCGGACTCGTCCCGGAGGTGATCGGGAGCGGCGTCTTCTGGCACCGGTACGAGGCACGCCCCGTTGCACCCACCATCGGCGTCGCGGAGGCGTCGCGTGAGCTGCGCACCGAGCTCGCGACGACCACGGATGCCCTGCTGGCGCTCGATGTCGCTCGCTGGCAGCCGGAGGTTCGTGAGGTGCTCTCCGGGATCCGCGACGCCACCGAACCACTGCTCGCCCCGGGGTACGACCCCCGCGCCGAGCAGCTCGCCGCCACAGCGCTGCGATGCCTGGCGATCGCCGAGCTCGCCGACGACACCGGCTCCGGCGCGGTGACGGCGTGGGAGTCCGACACGCGGTCCGCTCACCTGCGTACCCTCGCCCGCGCAGCACGGCACGCGCTGGTGGTCGCCGCGGGCGCGGGTCGACCGGGATGAGTCGCGCGGTCATGGCCTAATCTCGGACCGTGAACGAGCCCGTCCCGACGCCGACCGCTCCGCTCGACGCACCCACCGTCTCGGTGACGCTGCTCGGACGCGACCACGCCGGCGTCACCGCGCGCCTCTTCGAGGTCTTCACGCCGTACGCCGTCGAGGTGATCGACGTCGAGCAGATCGTGCTCCGGGGCCGCCTCGTGCTGGCCGTGCTGCTGACGGCGCCGAGCGACCGTACGGCGTTCGAGAAGGCGGTGGCCGCGGTCGCCGAGGAGCTCGGCATGGAGCAGGAGGTCGCGTACGGCAGCGGCGACAACCGCGGCCGTCGTCGTGGACGCAGCCACGTCACCGTCCTGGGGGCGCCGCTCCTCCCCCGGCAGTTCGCGGCCGTCGCCACGAAGGTCGCCGAGGCCGGCGGCAACATCGACCGGATCGTCAGGATGGCGCGCTACCCGGTGACCGCCATCGACCTCGACGTCTCCGGCGCCGACCCCGACGTCCTGCGCCGGACGCTCGCGCTCGAGGCAGCCCACCAGGGCGTCGACGTGGCTGTCCAGCCGCTCGGCATCCACCAGCACGCGCAGCGCCTGGTCGTGATGGACGTCGACTCGACGCTGATCCAGGGCGAGGTGATCGAGATGATCGCTGCCCACGCCGGGTACGAGAAGGAGGTCGCCGAGGTCACGGGGGCAGCGATGCGCGGCGAGCTCGACTTCGCCGAGTCGCTGCAGGAGCGCGTGGCGCTGCTCGCCGGCGTTCCGGAGTCGGCACTCGACGACGTGCACGCGTCCATCCAGCTCGCGCCCGGTGCGCGGACGATGATCCGGACCCTGAAGCGGCTCGGCTACCGCTTCGCGCTGGTGTCCGGCGGCTTCACCCAGATCATCGACAAGCTCGCGGGTGAACTGGGCATCGACTACTGGGCGGCCAACACCCTCGAGGTGGTCGACGGCCATCTCACCGGCCGCGTCACCGGCCCCGTCGTCGACCGTGCCGGCAAGGCTGCGGCACTGCGGCGGTTCGCCGCGGAGGCCGGCATCTCGCTGGCGAACACGGTGGCCATCGGCGACGGAGCCAACGATCTCGACATGCTGGACGCCGCAGGGCTCGGTGTCGCGTTCAACGCCAAGCCGGCCGTCCGGGACGCGGCCGACACGTCACTGTCCGTTCCGTACCTCGATGCGATCGTGTTCCTCCTCGGGATCACCCGCGAAGAGGTCGAGGCGGCCGACGCGCTTCCCGACTGACGTCTCGGTCACGAGTGGCGTGGCGGCGGCGCCAGGAAGTCCTCGAGGCGCATCGCCCTCGGATCGATGTCGAACCAGTCGCCGTCGTACGTCAGCACCGCCGCCGCCGACGTCGGGAACCCGCGGTCGCCGTACGCCTTCCAGGCGCCGTTGTGCGTCCCGTCGTGCAGCATCCAGACCAGGTCGCCCACCGCAGGGTTGTGGCCGACGACGACCACCGTGCTGGGCTCGCCCTCGACCGTCCGGACCTCCTGGAGGACGCCGTGCGCGGTCGCGCCGTACAACGGGCCGGGGTACGCGACCACGCTCGGCGCGAGCCCCAGCGCACTGTTGAGCTCGTCGAACGTCTCGCGCGTGCGTACGGCGGGTGACACCAACGCCTGGGCGGTCCCCGTCACGTAGACGGCGAGCTGCTCGCCCCGTCGACGCGCGTCGTCCCGCCCACGCGCCGTCAGAGCGCGCGCGGAGTCCGACGGGGCGGACGCCTCCGCCTTGGCGTGCCGGACGACGACGAGCTGTTTCACCGGTTAGTCGTCCTCGAGCCGGAACCCGATCTTGAGGGTCACCTGGTAGTGCTCCACGCTGTCGCCCTCGATGTGACCGCGGATGCCTTCGACCTCGAACCAGTCGAGGTGCCGCAGCGTCTGCGACGCCCGGCTGATGCCGTTGGTGATCGCGTCCGTGACGCCCTCGCTGGACGTGCCGACGATCTCGGTGATGCGGTAGGTACGGTTCGTCATGCGCCCATCATGCCGCTGGATCGGCAGGCGTACCGTGGGGGGATGGACGATCGTCACGACGACCCGGTCGCGATCACGACCGCACAGGTCGGTCGCAGCGAGGAGCTGCGGCATCGCCAGAACCGATATCTGGTCTCGATGCTGATCCGTACGGTGTGCTTCATCCTGGCGGTCGTCGTGACCGGCCCGGCGCGGTGGGTCTTCATCGCGGGAGCCATCTTCCTGCCGTACGTCGCCGTGGTCTTCGCCAACACGGCGCGCCGCAAGCCCACCAACCAGGCCGACGTCGTCCACCCCGAGCCGATCGGCCAGCTCGGCCCAGGGCCGACGGTCCAGCCCGACCCCCCGAAACCCTCACCGGCAGGAACCGATGACCCTGAGTGACCCCGCGGACCAGGCCCCTCTGATCTGCTCCTCGAAGGGGTGCGACGCGCCCGCGCAGCACGCCCTCCTGTGGAACAACCCGAAGATCCACACGCCCGACCGTCGCAAGACCTGGCTGGCGTGCGACGAGCACGAGCCGACCCTGCGCCAGTTCTTGTCGGCGCGCGGGTTCTGGAAGGAGACCCAGCCGCTACCCGCCGATGGCTGACATCGGCCGGCTGGGCTGAAGGAAGCCGACGTCGTCGATGCCGTGGCCGGGCAGCTTCGTCCACATCGCGGCACGCCAGCGGTCGGCGATCTCGTCGTCGGACGCTCCCCCGCGCAGTGCCGCCCGGAGATCGGACTCCTCGCGGGCGAACAGGCAGTTGCGGACCTGCCCGTCGGCGGTCAGCCGCACCCGGTCGCAGTCGCCGCAGAACGGGCGGGTCACCGACGCGATGATGCCGACGGTGGCCGGGCCGCCGTCGACGAGGAACTCCTCGGCCGGCGCCGACCCCCGGGCACGGTCGGCCGGGGTCAGCGTGACGTGCGGGGCGAGCTTCTCGAAGATCTCGTCGGCGGTGACCATCGAGCTGCGGTCCCACCCGTGCTGGGCGTCGAGCGGCATCTGCTCGATGAACCGGAGCCGGTAACCCCGCTCGATGCACCAGGCGAGCAGCTCGGGGGCCTGGTCGTCGTTGATGCCGCGAAGCAGCACGGCGTTGACCTTGACCGGAGCGATGCCGGCCGCCTGGGCCGCTTCGAGCCCGGAGACGACGTCCGCGTGCCGGTCACGACGGGTGATCTGCTCGAAGGTGTCGGGCCGGATCGTGTCCAGGCTGATGTTGACGCGGTCGAGTCCTGCGTCAGCAAGCGCCTGCGCGGTGTGCTTCAGGCCGAGGCCGTTGGAGGTGAGCGAGACGGTCGGCGACGGCTTGAGAGCCTTGGTGGCCGAGACGATCCCCGCCAGTCCGCGCCGCAGGAGCGGCTCGCCGCCGGTGAAGCGCACATCGGTGATCCCGAGCCGCTCGACGCCGATCGTGACGAGGCGTACGACCTCGTCGTCGGTCAGCGTCTGCTCCGTCGGCATCCAGTCGAGCCCCTCGGCCGGCATGCAGTACTGGCAGCGCAGGTTGCAGCGGTCGGTCAACGACACACGGAGGTCGGTCGCCGCCCGCCCGTGGCGGTCGACGAGCCGCGAGCCGTGCTCGGACGCGAGTGGCGCGACGGTGTCGGCGGTCATATCGCCAGTCTAGGTGGCGCGCCCTGCTGGTCGAGGGCTGTGGAGGGGTTCGCTACCGTCGAGTCGTGTACCGGTTCCTGCTGACGCGTCGTTGGGTCGCGTTCGCGTTGTTCGTCGTGCTGCTGGCCGGCGTCTGCATCTGGCTGGGTTTCTGGCAGTTCGGGCGCCTCGACCAGCGGCTCGAACGCAACGACGTGGCCCGCGCGAACCTCTCCTCGGCGCCGGTCTCGGTCAGCGAGGTCGCCACGCGTGACAGCGACGAGTCCGAGCGCAACGAGTGGACCCAGGTCGAGGTCACCGGGACGTACGACACCGAGGGTCAGGTCGTCGTGAAGTACCAGACCCGCGAGGCCGGCCCCGGTGTCGAGGTCGTCACGCCACTGCGCACCGCAGACGGTACGGCCGTCCTCGTGGACCGCGGCTGGATGCCGTCCGCCAACACGACCGACGCCACCCTCGACATCCCGGCGCCGCCGACGGGCGAGGTGACGGTCATCGGGTCGTGGCGGGCGAACGACCACGTGCCCCTGCACGCGACGCAGCCGGACGACGGCCAGGTCCGCGCGATCTCGACACTGGGCATGGCGCCGACGCTGGACTACCCGCTGTACGAGGGCGGCTACCTCGCTCTCGAGGAGCAGCAGCCCGCCGCATCGGGCCTCGTGATCCCGGACGGCCCCGAGCTCGGTCAGGGGCCACACTTCTTCTACGGGCTCCAGTGGTGGTTCTTCGCTGCGCTGGCGCTCGTCGGCTTCGGGTGGTTCGCCTGGACGGAGGCGCACCCCCGCGGACCACGCAAGGCAGGCCATGCCCGTCCTGGCCAGCGGTCGGTCCCGGCTGCGCGGGCTGCCGCCGAGCGCGTGGCGTCACAGACTGCGGATCGCTCCTCCGTCGACCGGGAGCATCGTCCCGGTGATGTACGACGCGGCGGGTGACAGCAGGAAAGCCGCCGCTGCACCGAACTCCTCCGGACGTCCGTAGCGCCCCAGCGGGATCGACTTCTCGTTCGCCGCACGCTGGCGGTCCGCGTCGCCGGACAGCCCGTCGAGGTAGCGCACCCGCTCGGTGTCGATCCGCGCCGGCAGCAGGGCGTTGACCCGGACTCCCCGCGGCCCGAGGTCGTCGGCGAGGTCCTTCACCAGCATGGCGAGGCCCGGTCGCAGACCGTTGCTGATGGCGAGTCCGCCGATCGGCGCGCGCACCGAGGAGGACAGCACGAGAGCGATCGATCCGCCGTCGCTCAGCTCAGGGGCGATCTCACGCACGATGCGGACGGCCCCGAGGAACACCGCGTCGAAGGCCGACCGCCACTGCTCGTCCGTGATGTCGGCGACGCGCCCTCCCGGGGGCCCGCCGACGCTCACCAAGAGCCCGTCGATGCGCCCGAAGCGGCCGCGGGCAGCGGCGACCATCTCCTGCGGCGCCCCCGGGTCGGCGTTGTCCGCCTCCACGCCGACCGCCTGGGCGGCTCCGAGCCGCTCCACGGCCGCGTCCAGAGCGCCTCGGTCGCGGCCCGTCACGACGACGTTCGCTCCGAGACCGACGAGCGCCTCGGCGGTGGCGAGACCGAGCCCTCTGCTCGCCCCGGTGAGGACGTACGTCCGTCCACCGAGGTCGTACGGCGTGCTCACGGCGCCCCCAGCAGGTCCACGAACCGAGCACGTTGCGCGACACGCTCCGCCGCCGCCTGCTCGGCGAGGTCGAGGTCGCCGGCCGACTGGAGCAGCGCCTTCGTGCCGCTGACCGCGCCGTGCGGTGCGGCCGTGAGCGCTGCGACCAGACCCGCGACGTGGACGTCGAGCTGGTCGTGGGCGATGAGCGCCTGGCCGAGGCCGAGGGCGTACGCCTCCTCGGCCGGCACCCATCGCGCGGTCGCGCAGATCTCCAGCGCTCGCGCGTAGCCGACGGCGTCCACCAGCGGCTTCGTGCCAGTGAGGTCGGGGACGAGGCCGAGCGCCGGCTCCTTCATGCACAGCTGAGCGTCGTCCGCGAGGACACGTAGGTCGCAGGCGAGCGCGAGCTGGAAGCCAGCGCCGACCGCATGGCCCTGGACGACGGCGATCGAGACGAACTGCGGGTTGCGCAGCCAGGTGAACCCCTCCTGGTAGGAGGCGACCGTCGCGTCGAAGTCCGCCTCCGGCGCCGTCGCCATCTGCGGGAACGACGCCTCGCCCTCGATGCCGCCCGGGGAGAGCATCGCGCGGTCGAGTCCGGCCGAGAAGGACGCGCCCCACCCTCGGAGGACGACCACGCGTACGTCCGGCTCGACTGCGGCGCCGATCGCCGCGAGTCCTCGCCACATCGCCGGCGTCTGCGCGTTGCGCACGTCCGGGCGGTTCAGGGTGACGGTCAGGACCGCGCCGTCGACGGCGATCTCGAGTCCGGCGGCTTCCAGCGCGTCAGGGGAGGGATAGCTCATGTCCCGAGGCTATCGGGCACGCTGCCCACCGCTCACGCGAGGCTGATGAGCTCCTCGTACTCCTTGGTCCACAGATCCTCGATGCCGTCGGGCAGGATCAGCACGCGGTCGGGCTGGAGCGCCTCCACCGCGCCCTCGTCGTGGGTGACGAGGATGATCGCGCCCTCGTACGCACGGATGGCACCGAGCACCTCCTCGCGTGAGGCCGGGTCCAGGTTGTTCGTCGGCTCGTCGAGCAGCAGCACGTTGGCCGCCGAGACGATCAGCGTCGCCAGAGCCAGCCGGGTCTTCTCACCGCCCGAGAGCACCCGCGACGGCTTGTGAGCGTCGTCTCCGCTGAAGAGGAACGCCCCGAGCACGCTGCGCGCCTGGGTGTCGGTGAGCGACGGCGCCGCCGACTGCATGTTCTCCAGCACGGTGCGTTCGAGGTCGAGGGTCTCGTGCTCCTGGGCGTAGTAGCCCAGCTTGAGGCCGTGGCCGGGGAGGATCTTGCCGGTGTCGGCCTGGTCCAGGCCGGCGAGCATCCGCAGCAGCGTCGTCTTGCCGGCACCGTTGAGCCCGAGGATCACGACTCGGCTCCCCCGGTCGATGGCGAGGTCGACGTCGGTGAAGATCTCCAGCGAGCCGTACGACTTGGAGAGGCCCTCGGCCATCAGCGGCGTCTTGCCCACTGGCGCCGGGGTCGGGAAGTCGATCTTCGCGACCCGGTCGGAGGCGCGCTCGCCCTCGAGACCGGCGAGCATCTTCTCGGCACGACGGGCCATGTTCTGGGCGGCCGTCGCCTTCGTCGCCTTCGCGCGCATCTTGTCCGCCTGGGCCATCAGCGTGGAAGCCTTGCGCTCCGCGTTGACCCGCTCGCGCTTGCGACGTCGCTCGTCGGTCTCGCGCTGCTGCAGGTACTTGCGCCAGCCCATGTTGTAGACGTCGATCTCAGCGCGGTTGGCGTCGAGGTGCAGGACCTTGTTGACGACGTCCTCGAGCAGGGCCACGTCGTGGCTGATCACGATCACGCCGCCGCGGTAGCTCATCAGGAAGTTGCGCAACCACACGATCGAGTCGTGGTCGAGGTGGTTGGTCGGCTCGTCGAGCAGCAGCGTGTCGGCGCCGAGGAAGAGGATCCGGGCGAGCTCGATCCGGCGGCGCTGGCCACCCGACAGCGTCTTCAGCGGCTGCTCGAGGACGCGGTCCGGCAACCCGAGGCTCGCGGCGATCGTGGCCGCCTCGGACGCGGCGGCGTACCCGCCTCCGGCGTGGAGCTCGGCATCGGCGCGGGAGTATCGCTTCATCGCGCGGTCACGGATCTCGTCGTCGTCGGAGCCCATCTCGATCTCCGAGCGGCGGAGCGCGCGGTAGACCTCATCGAGCCCACGGGCCGAGAGGATCCGGTCGCGCGCCAGCATCTCCGGGTCGCCGCTGCGCGGGTCCTGCGGGAGGTAGCCGATCGTGCCGCGACGCAGGATCTGCCCGCCTGCGGGCTCTTCGCCCTCGCCCGCGAGGATCTTGGTCAGCGTCGTCTTGCCGGCACCGTTGCGTCCGACGAGCCCCACCTTGTCGCCGTCGACGACCTGGAAGGTCGCTCCCGACATGAGGACGCGTGCGCCGACGCGCAGCTCGACGTCGCTGACGCTGATCATGACGCAGTGGCTCCCGGGTCTGGGTGGAGGGATGAGGACGTGACGACGTCCGAGGACGGCCGGGACCCGGCCGCCTCGTCCAGTGTACGGAGGGGTGTCAGTCGCTGACGACGACGGACTCGATGGTGACCGGCTCGACGGGCTTGTCGGTCGCGTCCGTGGGCACCGCCGAGATCTCGTCGACCACTGCCTTGCTCGCGTCGTCGGCGACGGTGCCGAAGATCGTGTGGGCCCCGTTCAGGTGCGGCGTCGGGACGGATGTGATGAAGAACTGCGAGCCGTTGGTGTCGGGGCCGGAGTTGGCCATCGCGAGCTGGTACGGCTCGTCGAACGTGAGCGCGGGATCGATCTCGTCGCCGAACTCGTAGCCGGGGCCGCCCATCCCTGTCCCGAGCGGGTCTCCGCCCTGGATCATGAAGTCGGGAATCACCCGGTGGAAGACCGTCCCGTCGTACAACGGGTCCGACGACTTCTCTCCCGACTCGGGGTCGGTCCACTCCTTGTCGCCGGTCGCGAGACCGACGAAGTTCGCGACCGTCTCCGGCGCCTCGTCGGCGTAGAGGTCCACCGTGATGTCGCCCATGCTCGTCTTGAGCGTCGCCTGCTGCGCGGTGACGTCGGCAGCGCCGTCAGAGCCGCCGTCGGACCCGCCGTCAGACCCGCCGTCTCCGCACGCGGTCACGACGAACAGGAGAGCGACGACAGGGGCGAGCATGCGCAGGCGCACAGGAGTTCCTTTCAGTGGATCCGACGGACGGAACCGTAGCGGGACGGTTCGAGCAACCGTCAGGCGACGCCGCGACGGTAGCCGGGGAGCAGCTCCTCGACGAGAGCGTGAGTGCGGGACGTCGCGCCCAGGGGCGACCCGTATGCAGCGATGGCTGCGAACATCTGGTCGGCGACGACAGTCGCGTCGGCGCGCCCGCTGAAGCGGACGGCGAGCCGCATCGCGGCGCACCACAGCGTCTCGCTCGCCGGGAGCGCTGCCAGGCCCGCCAGGAGTGCGTCACGGGCGCCGGTGGCGTCGTCGACCGCGGTGCACTCGCTCGCCAGGGCAGACGACGTCATCTCGACGGCGAGTGCGATGTCCTCCTCGAGGCCGAGGTGGGCGAGCCAGGCGTAACGGCCCTGCGGGACGTCGGTGAACGCCGGGCCGCGGACCAACGACATGGCCGTACGGAGCGCAGGCACCCGCGCGCGGCTGTTGACCGCGCGGTTGAGGGCGGCGCGGAACCGGTCCCAGTCACAGGCGACGGCGGACCGACGCAGCGACCAGACCCCGGCCTCGGTGTTGAGCACCGGCTCGCCGGCCGCGGACGTACCGATCCACTCCGCGACCGCCGACAGGGTGGCGTCACGGGTCTCGGCGTCGACCCCACGTGGCCAGATCGCGGCGGTGAGGACGTTGACGTGGACACCGTCCGGGTGGACCGCGAGGTAGGCCGCGATCTCGGTGAACAGCTCACGCCGCGCCTCGTCGATCGGACCGGGTGCGCGCACGACCACGGGGCCGAGGAGATCGACGGAGACCACCACGGGCTCGTCGTCACCAGTCGCGAGGACGGCTTCCTCGACGACGAGCGCCTCGGCCAGTTCCTCGATCGGGACTGCTGCCGGCTCAGCGGGAAGCGTGAACAGTGCCGCGAGGCCACGGCAGGTCTCCGTGGACAGCTCCTGCGCGACGACGTCGATCGCCTGCGGGCCGCAGACGAGGCGCCCGTCGTCCGTCGCGGTCAGGCGGGCAGCGCCGTCCGGGCAGTCGCCCACCACGACGACCGCGACGGCGACCATCGGGTCGGCCGCCCACGCGTGCAGACGGGCGAGAGCCGCCGGGTCGGGGACGCCGGAGCAGACGACGAGCTGGAGACGCGTACGGCCGGGCTCGTCGCTCATGCGGCGCGCTGCCTGGATGGACTCCACGCCGTACGTCCGGCAGGTGGCGCGCTGGTCGTGCGCCACGTTGTCGAGCGCGTCGAGCGCACGGCCGATGTCGCTGACGGCATCGATGTTGCCGAGCGCGGAGACGTCGTCGGCGAAGCCCACGAGGGTGACGACGGGGGTGTCCGCCCACGGGTGGGTCGCGGTCTCGACCGCGAGGCTCATCGCGACGCCGCGCGCGACGACCGGATCTCCGCCGATCGAGACGACGCCGTCGTACGACTCCAGGTCGAGCAGCAGGACAGCCCCGTCGTCGCGGGTGCCTGCACAGACGAGCGCCGGCAGGGGCGAGGGTGCGTGCGAGGTCGTAGCGGTCTCTCGCGGGAGCACCCACGTCCGTGCGTCGCCTGAGCTCGTCCAGCCGGACGGCAGCGCCTGCTCCGGCTCCGAGCGGAACGACACGACCAGACCATCGGACGACAGCGCCGCTCGCGCCAGCGGTGGCAGCGCACTCGCGTGCAGGCTGCGTACGGCGCCGGCGACCCACTGGGCGTCCGCAGGCGCGGCCTCGTTCCGCAGCCCTGCCTCGACGCGGGCTGCGATGTCGACCTGCGTCGAGCTGGTGGCGGACGAGCCGCGTGGGCGGTCGCCTCCGCCGCCGGGGTTCGACGCGCGGCGGCGACGCAGGCCGAGAAGGGCGCCCGCCAGAGCCAGACCACCGGCGACACCGAAGATCGGGGCCCAGCTGCCGAGCGACGCCGTCGCGGTGCTGTTGGCCTCCACCACGCCGCCCACCGCGCCACCGGCTCCGTCGGTCGCCGCGGCGTCGGTCGCGGCAGCGCCCGCCTTGCCTGCGCCGTCGGTGCTCGAGCCCGGGGCAGAGCTGGGAGCGGCGACGTCGTCGCGCGCCGCCTCGACGACCTTCAGGCCGGGACCGCGGGCGTCGTTCGGCATCTTCATGACCCAGCCCGGGTGGATCAGGTCGGGGTTGCTGAGCGTACGACCGTCCGGCTGGACGACGTTGCGGTTCATCGCGTAGATCTCCTTGTAGCGGAACCCGTCTCCCAGGTACCGCTCGGCGATGTCCCACAGCGTGTCGTAGTTGCGGTTGTTCGGCGGCTTGACGTCGTAGTACGTCGTCAGCTCGCCACCGCGCTGCTCGGCCTTCGTCGCACGCGACAGCTCGCTCGTGGCGGGCCTCTCGGCGTCGGCGGCCTTCGCGACGCGCTGCTTCGTC
Above is a genomic segment from Mumia sp. Pv4-285 containing:
- a CDS encoding NfeD family protein, whose amino-acid sequence is MGWLSDNAWAGWVAAGLLLATAELVSLDLVLLMLAVGAFAGAGASAVGASFAVSALVASVVSLLMLFLARPSMVKRLHRGPDLVSGTTALIGSSAVALTAVDANAGQVKLAGETWSARSYDPSITIEAGTKVAVFEIDGATAVVYPEEG
- a CDS encoding ABC transporter ATP-binding protein, with translation MAPVLELADVTVRRGKATLLDEVSVTVNEGERWVVLGPNGAGKTTMLQIAATQMHPTSGVATVLEEILGAVDVFELRHRIGYTSAAVADRIPRRERVLDVVLTASYGVTGRWREEYEEFDEAQAHLLLRLMGVDDLTDRTFGTLSEGERKRVLIARALMTDPELLLLDEPAAGLDLGGREELVSNLGKLARDPDAPVLILVSHHVEEIPPGFTHVLMLRDGRITAAGPIEDTLTAQNLAITFHMPLILEVRDGRYAARRAPR
- the serB gene encoding phosphoserine phosphatase SerB; its protein translation is MNEPVPTPTAPLDAPTVSVTLLGRDHAGVTARLFEVFTPYAVEVIDVEQIVLRGRLVLAVLLTAPSDRTAFEKAVAAVAEELGMEQEVAYGSGDNRGRRRGRSHVTVLGAPLLPRQFAAVATKVAEAGGNIDRIVRMARYPVTAIDLDVSGADPDVLRRTLALEAAHQGVDVAVQPLGIHQHAQRLVVMDVDSTLIQGEVIEMIAAHAGYEKEVAEVTGAAMRGELDFAESLQERVALLAGVPESALDDVHASIQLAPGARTMIRTLKRLGYRFALVSGGFTQIIDKLAGELGIDYWAANTLEVVDGHLTGRVTGPVVDRAGKAAALRRFAAEAGISLANTVAIGDGANDLDMLDAAGLGVAFNAKPAVRDAADTSLSVPYLDAIVFLLGITREEVEAADALPD
- a CDS encoding SixA phosphatase family protein → MKQLVVVRHAKAEASAPSDSARALTARGRDDARRRGEQLAVYVTGTAQALVSPAVRTRETFDELNSALGLAPSVVAYPGPLYGATAHGVLQEVRTVEGEPSTVVVVGHNPAVGDLVWMLHDGTHNGAWKAYGDRGFPTSAAAVLTYDGDWFDIDPRAMRLEDFLAPPPRHS
- a CDS encoding dodecin; amino-acid sequence: MTNRTYRITEIVGTSSEGVTDAITNGISRASQTLRHLDWFEVEGIRGHIEGDSVEHYQVTLKIGFRLEDD
- a CDS encoding DUF3099 domain-containing protein translates to MDDRHDDPVAITTAQVGRSEELRHRQNRYLVSMLIRTVCFILAVVVTGPARWVFIAGAIFLPYVAVVFANTARRKPTNQADVVHPEPIGQLGPGPTVQPDPPKPSPAGTDDPE
- a CDS encoding acetone carboxylase: MTLSDPADQAPLICSSKGCDAPAQHALLWNNPKIHTPDRRKTWLACDEHEPTLRQFLSARGFWKETQPLPADG
- the moaA gene encoding GTP 3',8-cyclase MoaA; translated protein: MTADTVAPLASEHGSRLVDRHGRAATDLRVSLTDRCNLRCQYCMPAEGLDWMPTEQTLTDDEVVRLVTIGVERLGITDVRFTGGEPLLRRGLAGIVSATKALKPSPTVSLTSNGLGLKHTAQALADAGLDRVNISLDTIRPDTFEQITRRDRHADVVSGLEAAQAAGIAPVKVNAVLLRGINDDQAPELLAWCIERGYRLRFIEQMPLDAQHGWDRSSMVTADEIFEKLAPHVTLTPADRARGSAPAEEFLVDGGPATVGIIASVTRPFCGDCDRVRLTADGQVRNCLFAREESDLRAALRGGASDDEIADRWRAAMWTKLPGHGIDDVGFLQPSRPMSAIGG
- a CDS encoding SURF1 family protein, which encodes MYRFLLTRRWVAFALFVVLLAGVCIWLGFWQFGRLDQRLERNDVARANLSSAPVSVSEVATRDSDESERNEWTQVEVTGTYDTEGQVVVKYQTREAGPGVEVVTPLRTADGTAVLVDRGWMPSANTTDATLDIPAPPTGEVTVIGSWRANDHVPLHATQPDDGQVRAISTLGMAPTLDYPLYEGGYLALEEQQPAASGLVIPDGPELGQGPHFFYGLQWWFFAALALVGFGWFAWTEAHPRGPRKAGHARPGQRSVPAARAAAERVASQTADRSSVDREHRPGDVRRGG
- a CDS encoding SDR family oxidoreductase, with the protein product MSTPYDLGGRTYVLTGASRGLGLATAEALVGLGANVVVTGRDRGALDAAVERLGAAQAVGVEADNADPGAPQEMVAAARGRFGRIDGLLVSVGGPPGGRVADITDEQWRSAFDAVFLGAVRIVREIAPELSDGGSIALVLSSSVRAPIGGLAISNGLRPGLAMLVKDLADDLGPRGVRVNALLPARIDTERVRYLDGLSGDADRQRAANEKSIPLGRYGRPEEFGAAAAFLLSPAASYITGTMLPVDGGAIRSL